In Syngnathus acus chromosome 5, fSynAcu1.2, whole genome shotgun sequence, a genomic segment contains:
- the znf740a gene encoding gastrula zinc finger protein XlCGF57.1 isoform X21, translated as MSHLPSSSVRDHMKWAGLLGCEAVLSSMALMQASTMAAPPKKMMAPLGHAPPQRDGSDRGPQSHMILPSGMSCPPLLIRKEGEFQAPRLLDEKDMRTNEDLQQKKKNRKSVPPCKVREQEGRGGKGAGGDENGPSSKVQKNFICDHCYGAFRSGYHLKRHILIHTGEKPYACAVCDMRFIQRYHLERHSLIHTGVKPYACSMCDMRFFQRYHLARHSLTHTGVKPYACSMCDMRFFQRYHLARHTLTHTGVKPYACTMCDMRFIQRYQLERHSLTHTGVKPYACTMCDKRFFQRYHLARHSLTHMGVKPYACTMCDMKFCQRYHLARHSLTHTGVKPYACTICDKRFFQRYHLARHSLTHMGVKPFACTMCDMRFVQRYHLARHSLTHTGVKPYACTMCDKRFFQRYHLARHSLTHLGVKPFACTMCDMRFVQRYHLARHSLTHTGVKPYACSMCDMRFIQRNHLERHSLTHTGEKPFACDMCDMRFIQRYHLERHKRVHSGEKPYQCERCQQNFSRTDRLLRHRRLCQGRGVAKVETQPCCEPRQYAQEAPPAPPTWSPMHPPPGRLAV; from the exons ATGTCACATCTGCCCAGCAGCTCAGTCCGCGACCATATGAAATGG GCCGGTCTGCTCGGCTGTGAAGCTGTGCTCTCCAGTATGGCCCTGATGCAGGCCAGCACCATGGCAGCTCCACCCAAAAAGATGATGGCTCCACTCGGACACGCACCGCCACAGAGGGACGGATCTGACCGTGGTCCCCAGAGTCACATGATCCTCCCGTCTGGCATGAGCTGTCCACCCCTG TTGATCCGGAAGGAAGGTGAATTCCAAGCTCCGCGCCTACTTGATGAGAAGGACATGAGGACCAATGAGGACctgcagcagaaaaaaaagaacaggaaATCAGTCCCGCCCTGTAAAGTGAGAGAACAAGAGGGAAGGGGAGGGAAG GGTGCAGGTGGAGATGAAAACGGTCCGTCTTCCAAAGTGCAGAAAAACTTTATTTGCGACCACTGTTACGGAGCATTTCGGAGCGGGTACCACCTGAAGAGACACATCCTCATTCACACAG GGGAGAAGCCGTATGCTTGTGCCGTATGTGACATGAGGTTTATTCAGCGTTACCACCTGGAGAGACACAGCCTCATTCACACGG GGGTGAAGCCGTACGCTTGCTCCATGTGTGACATGAGGTTCTTCCAACGTTACCATCTGGCGAGACACAGCCTCACTCATACTG GGGTGAAGCCATATGCTTGCTCCATGTGTGACATGAGATTTTTCCAGAGATACCACCTGGCGagacacacgctcacacataCGG GAGTGAAGCCATATGCTTGCACCATGTGTGACATGAGGTTTATACAACGTTACCAACTGGAAAGACACAGTCTCACTCACACAG GGGTGAAGCCGTACGCTTGCACCATGTGTGACAAGAGGTTTTTTCAGCGCTACCACCTGGCGAGACACAGCCTCACTCACATGG GTGTGAAACCTTATGCTTGCACCATGTGTGACATGAAGTTTTGTCAGCGTTACCACCTGGCAAGACACAGCCTCACTCATACGG GTGTGAAACCTTATGCTTGCACCATATGCGACAAGAGGTTTTTTCAGCGCTACCACCTGGCAAGACACAGCCTCACTCATATGG GTGTGAAACCTTTTGCTTGCACCATGTGTGACATGAGGTTTGTTCAGCGCTACCACCTGGCCAGACACAGCCTCACTCATACCG GTGTGAAACCTTATGCTTGCACCATGTGTGACAAGAGGTTTTTTCAGCGTTATCACCTGGCAAGACACAGCCTCACTCATTTGG GTGTGAAACCTTTTGCTTGCACCATGTGCGACATGAGGTTTGTTCAGCGCTACCACCTGGCGAGACACAGCCTCACTCATACGG GGGTGAAGCCGTATGCTTGTTCCATGTGTGACATGAGGTTTATTCAGCGTAACCACCTGGAGAGACACAGCCTCACTCACACGG GGGAGAAGCCGTTTGCGTGCGACATGTGCGATATGAGGTTTATCCAGCGCTACCACCTGGAGAGACACAAGCGCGTGCACAGCGGCGAGAAGCCTTACCAGTGCGAGCGCTGCCAGCAG AACTTTTCCCGGACAGACCGCCTGCTGCGGCATCGCCGGCTGTGCCAGGGCCGCGGTGTAGCTAAAGTGGAGACCCAACCGTGTTGTGAACCGCGCCAATATGCCCAAGAAGCACCACCCGCCCCTCCGACCTGGAGCCCCATGCACCCACCTCCGGGTCGCCTGGCCGTCTGA
- the znf740a gene encoding gastrula zinc finger protein XlCGF57.1 isoform X35, whose product MSHLPSSSVRDHMKWAGLLGCEAVLSSMALMQASTMAAPPKKMMAPLGHAPPQRDGSDRGPQSHMILPSGMSCPPLLIRKEGEFQAPRLLDEKDMRTNEDLQQKKKNRKSVPPCKVREQEGRGGKGAGGDENGPSSKVQKNFICDHCYGAFRSGYHLKRHILIHTGEKPYACAVCDMRFIQRYHLERHSLIHTGVKPYACSMCDMRFFQRYHLARHSLTHTGVKPYACSMCDMRFFQRYHLARHTLTHTGVKPYACTMCDKRFFQRYHLARHSLTHMGVKPYACTMCDMKFCQRYHLARHSLTHTGVKPYACTICDKRFFQRYHLARHSLTHMGVKPFACTMCDMRFVQRYHLARHSLTHTGVKPYACTMCDKRFFQRYHLARHSLTHLGVKPFACTMCDMRFVQRYHLARHSLTHTGVKPYACSMCDMRFIQRNHLERHSLTHTGEKPFACDMCDMRFIQRYHLERHKRVHSGEKPYQCERCQQNFSRTDRLLRHRRLCQGRGVAKVETQPCCEPRQYAQEAPPAPPTWSPMHPPPGRLAV is encoded by the exons ATGTCACATCTGCCCAGCAGCTCAGTCCGCGACCATATGAAATGG GCCGGTCTGCTCGGCTGTGAAGCTGTGCTCTCCAGTATGGCCCTGATGCAGGCCAGCACCATGGCAGCTCCACCCAAAAAGATGATGGCTCCACTCGGACACGCACCGCCACAGAGGGACGGATCTGACCGTGGTCCCCAGAGTCACATGATCCTCCCGTCTGGCATGAGCTGTCCACCCCTG TTGATCCGGAAGGAAGGTGAATTCCAAGCTCCGCGCCTACTTGATGAGAAGGACATGAGGACCAATGAGGACctgcagcagaaaaaaaagaacaggaaATCAGTCCCGCCCTGTAAAGTGAGAGAACAAGAGGGAAGGGGAGGGAAG GGTGCAGGTGGAGATGAAAACGGTCCGTCTTCCAAAGTGCAGAAAAACTTTATTTGCGACCACTGTTACGGAGCATTTCGGAGCGGGTACCACCTGAAGAGACACATCCTCATTCACACAG GGGAGAAGCCGTATGCTTGTGCCGTATGTGACATGAGGTTTATTCAGCGTTACCACCTGGAGAGACACAGCCTCATTCACACGG GGGTGAAGCCGTACGCTTGCTCCATGTGTGACATGAGGTTCTTCCAACGTTACCATCTGGCGAGACACAGCCTCACTCATACTG GGGTGAAGCCATATGCTTGCTCCATGTGTGACATGAGATTTTTCCAGAGATACCACCTGGCGagacacacgctcacacataCGG GGGTGAAGCCGTACGCTTGCACCATGTGTGACAAGAGGTTTTTTCAGCGCTACCACCTGGCGAGACACAGCCTCACTCACATGG GTGTGAAACCTTATGCTTGCACCATGTGTGACATGAAGTTTTGTCAGCGTTACCACCTGGCAAGACACAGCCTCACTCATACGG GTGTGAAACCTTATGCTTGCACCATATGCGACAAGAGGTTTTTTCAGCGCTACCACCTGGCAAGACACAGCCTCACTCATATGG GTGTGAAACCTTTTGCTTGCACCATGTGTGACATGAGGTTTGTTCAGCGCTACCACCTGGCCAGACACAGCCTCACTCATACCG GTGTGAAACCTTATGCTTGCACCATGTGTGACAAGAGGTTTTTTCAGCGTTATCACCTGGCAAGACACAGCCTCACTCATTTGG GTGTGAAACCTTTTGCTTGCACCATGTGCGACATGAGGTTTGTTCAGCGCTACCACCTGGCGAGACACAGCCTCACTCATACGG GGGTGAAGCCGTATGCTTGTTCCATGTGTGACATGAGGTTTATTCAGCGTAACCACCTGGAGAGACACAGCCTCACTCACACGG GGGAGAAGCCGTTTGCGTGCGACATGTGCGATATGAGGTTTATCCAGCGCTACCACCTGGAGAGACACAAGCGCGTGCACAGCGGCGAGAAGCCTTACCAGTGCGAGCGCTGCCAGCAG AACTTTTCCCGGACAGACCGCCTGCTGCGGCATCGCCGGCTGTGCCAGGGCCGCGGTGTAGCTAAAGTGGAGACCCAACCGTGTTGTGAACCGCGCCAATATGCCCAAGAAGCACCACCCGCCCCTCCGACCTGGAGCCCCATGCACCCACCTCCGGGTCGCCTGGCCGTCTGA
- the znf740a gene encoding gastrula zinc finger protein XlCGF57.1 isoform X12, whose product MSHLPSSSVRDHMKWAGLLGCEAVLSSMALMQASTMAAPPKKMMAPLGHAPPQRDGSDRGPQSHMILPSGMSCPPLLIRKEGEFQAPRLLDEKDMRTNEDLQQKKKNRKSVPPCKVREQEGRGGKGAGGDENGPSSKVQKNFICDHCYGAFRSGYHLKRHILIHTGVKPYACSMCDMRFFQRYHLARHSLTHTGVKPYACSICDMRFFQRYHLARHSLTHTGVKPYACSMCDMRFFQRYHLARHTLTHTGVKPYACSMCDMRFFQRYHLARHSLTHTGVKPYACTMCDMRFIQRYQLERHSLTHTGVKPYACTMCDKRFFQRYHLARHSLTHMGVKPYACTMCDMKFCQRYHLARHSLTHTGVKPYACTICDKRFFQRYHLARHSLTHMGVKPFACTMCDMRFVQRYHLARHSLTHTGVKPYACTMCDKRFFQRYHLARHSLTHLGVKPFACTMCDMRFVQRYHLARHSLTHTGVKPYACSMCDMRFIQRNHLERHSLTHTGEKPFACDMCDMRFIQRYHLERHKRVHSGEKPYQCERCQQNFSRTDRLLRHRRLCQGRGVAKVETQPCCEPRQYAQEAPPAPPTWSPMHPPPGRLAV is encoded by the exons ATGTCACATCTGCCCAGCAGCTCAGTCCGCGACCATATGAAATGG GCCGGTCTGCTCGGCTGTGAAGCTGTGCTCTCCAGTATGGCCCTGATGCAGGCCAGCACCATGGCAGCTCCACCCAAAAAGATGATGGCTCCACTCGGACACGCACCGCCACAGAGGGACGGATCTGACCGTGGTCCCCAGAGTCACATGATCCTCCCGTCTGGCATGAGCTGTCCACCCCTG TTGATCCGGAAGGAAGGTGAATTCCAAGCTCCGCGCCTACTTGATGAGAAGGACATGAGGACCAATGAGGACctgcagcagaaaaaaaagaacaggaaATCAGTCCCGCCCTGTAAAGTGAGAGAACAAGAGGGAAGGGGAGGGAAG GGTGCAGGTGGAGATGAAAACGGTCCGTCTTCCAAAGTGCAGAAAAACTTTATTTGCGACCACTGTTACGGAGCATTTCGGAGCGGGTACCACCTGAAGAGACACATCCTCATTCACACAG GGGTGAAGCCGTACGCTTGCTCCATGTGTGACATGAGGTTCTTCCAACGTTACCATCTGGCGAGACACAGCCTCACTCATACTG GGGTGAAGCCATACGCTTGCTCCATTTGTGACATGAGATTTTTCCAACGCTACCACTTGGCAAGACACAGTCTCACTCACACCG GGGTGAAGCCATATGCTTGCTCCATGTGTGACATGAGATTTTTCCAGAGATACCACCTGGCGagacacacgctcacacataCGG GGGTGAAGCCGTACGCTTGCTCCATGTGTGACATGAGGTTCTTCCAACGTTACCATTTGGCAAGACACAGCCTCACTCATACCG GAGTGAAGCCATATGCTTGCACCATGTGTGACATGAGGTTTATACAACGTTACCAACTGGAAAGACACAGTCTCACTCACACAG GGGTGAAGCCGTACGCTTGCACCATGTGTGACAAGAGGTTTTTTCAGCGCTACCACCTGGCGAGACACAGCCTCACTCACATGG GTGTGAAACCTTATGCTTGCACCATGTGTGACATGAAGTTTTGTCAGCGTTACCACCTGGCAAGACACAGCCTCACTCATACGG GTGTGAAACCTTATGCTTGCACCATATGCGACAAGAGGTTTTTTCAGCGCTACCACCTGGCAAGACACAGCCTCACTCATATGG GTGTGAAACCTTTTGCTTGCACCATGTGTGACATGAGGTTTGTTCAGCGCTACCACCTGGCCAGACACAGCCTCACTCATACCG GTGTGAAACCTTATGCTTGCACCATGTGTGACAAGAGGTTTTTTCAGCGTTATCACCTGGCAAGACACAGCCTCACTCATTTGG GTGTGAAACCTTTTGCTTGCACCATGTGCGACATGAGGTTTGTTCAGCGCTACCACCTGGCGAGACACAGCCTCACTCATACGG GGGTGAAGCCGTATGCTTGTTCCATGTGTGACATGAGGTTTATTCAGCGTAACCACCTGGAGAGACACAGCCTCACTCACACGG GGGAGAAGCCGTTTGCGTGCGACATGTGCGATATGAGGTTTATCCAGCGCTACCACCTGGAGAGACACAAGCGCGTGCACAGCGGCGAGAAGCCTTACCAGTGCGAGCGCTGCCAGCAG AACTTTTCCCGGACAGACCGCCTGCTGCGGCATCGCCGGCTGTGCCAGGGCCGCGGTGTAGCTAAAGTGGAGACCCAACCGTGTTGTGAACCGCGCCAATATGCCCAAGAAGCACCACCCGCCCCTCCGACCTGGAGCCCCATGCACCCACCTCCGGGTCGCCTGGCCGTCTGA
- the znf740a gene encoding zinc finger protein 2 isoform X14, which produces MSHLPSSSVRDHMKWAGLLGCEAVLSSMALMQASTMAAPPKKMMAPLGHAPPQRDGSDRGPQSHMILPSGMSCPPLLIRKEGEFQAPRLLDEKDMRTNEDLQQKKKNRKSVPPCKVREQEGRGGKGAGGDENGPSSKVQKNFICDHCYGAFRSGYHLKRHILIHTGEKPYACAVCDMRFIQRYHLERHSLIHTGVKPYACSMCDMRFFQRYHLARHSLTHTGVKPYACSICDMRFFQRYHLARHSLTHTGVKPYACSMCDMRFFQRYHLARHTLTHTGVKPYACSMCDMRFFQRYHLARHSLTHTGVKPYACTMCDMRFIQRYQLERHSLTHTGVKPYACTMCDKRFFQRYHLARHSLTHMGVKPYACTMCDMKFCQRYHLARHSLTHTGVKPYACTMCDKRFFQRYHLARHSLTHLGVKPFACTMCDMRFVQRYHLARHSLTHTGVKPYACSMCDMRFIQRNHLERHSLTHTGEKPFACDMCDMRFIQRYHLERHKRVHSGEKPYQCERCQQNFSRTDRLLRHRRLCQGRGVAKVETQPCCEPRQYAQEAPPAPPTWSPMHPPPGRLAV; this is translated from the exons ATGTCACATCTGCCCAGCAGCTCAGTCCGCGACCATATGAAATGG GCCGGTCTGCTCGGCTGTGAAGCTGTGCTCTCCAGTATGGCCCTGATGCAGGCCAGCACCATGGCAGCTCCACCCAAAAAGATGATGGCTCCACTCGGACACGCACCGCCACAGAGGGACGGATCTGACCGTGGTCCCCAGAGTCACATGATCCTCCCGTCTGGCATGAGCTGTCCACCCCTG TTGATCCGGAAGGAAGGTGAATTCCAAGCTCCGCGCCTACTTGATGAGAAGGACATGAGGACCAATGAGGACctgcagcagaaaaaaaagaacaggaaATCAGTCCCGCCCTGTAAAGTGAGAGAACAAGAGGGAAGGGGAGGGAAG GGTGCAGGTGGAGATGAAAACGGTCCGTCTTCCAAAGTGCAGAAAAACTTTATTTGCGACCACTGTTACGGAGCATTTCGGAGCGGGTACCACCTGAAGAGACACATCCTCATTCACACAG GGGAGAAGCCGTATGCTTGTGCCGTATGTGACATGAGGTTTATTCAGCGTTACCACCTGGAGAGACACAGCCTCATTCACACGG GGGTGAAGCCGTACGCTTGCTCCATGTGTGACATGAGGTTCTTCCAACGTTACCATCTGGCGAGACACAGCCTCACTCATACTG GGGTGAAGCCATACGCTTGCTCCATTTGTGACATGAGATTTTTCCAACGCTACCACTTGGCAAGACACAGTCTCACTCACACCG GGGTGAAGCCATATGCTTGCTCCATGTGTGACATGAGATTTTTCCAGAGATACCACCTGGCGagacacacgctcacacataCGG GGGTGAAGCCGTACGCTTGCTCCATGTGTGACATGAGGTTCTTCCAACGTTACCATTTGGCAAGACACAGCCTCACTCATACCG GAGTGAAGCCATATGCTTGCACCATGTGTGACATGAGGTTTATACAACGTTACCAACTGGAAAGACACAGTCTCACTCACACAG GGGTGAAGCCGTACGCTTGCACCATGTGTGACAAGAGGTTTTTTCAGCGCTACCACCTGGCGAGACACAGCCTCACTCACATGG GTGTGAAACCTTATGCTTGCACCATGTGTGACATGAAGTTTTGTCAGCGTTACCACCTGGCAAGACACAGCCTCACTCATACGG GTGTGAAACCTTATGCTTGCACCATGTGTGACAAGAGGTTTTTTCAGCGTTATCACCTGGCAAGACACAGCCTCACTCATTTGG GTGTGAAACCTTTTGCTTGCACCATGTGCGACATGAGGTTTGTTCAGCGCTACCACCTGGCGAGACACAGCCTCACTCATACGG GGGTGAAGCCGTATGCTTGTTCCATGTGTGACATGAGGTTTATTCAGCGTAACCACCTGGAGAGACACAGCCTCACTCACACGG GGGAGAAGCCGTTTGCGTGCGACATGTGCGATATGAGGTTTATCCAGCGCTACCACCTGGAGAGACACAAGCGCGTGCACAGCGGCGAGAAGCCTTACCAGTGCGAGCGCTGCCAGCAG AACTTTTCCCGGACAGACCGCCTGCTGCGGCATCGCCGGCTGTGCCAGGGCCGCGGTGTAGCTAAAGTGGAGACCCAACCGTGTTGTGAACCGCGCCAATATGCCCAAGAAGCACCACCCGCCCCTCCGACCTGGAGCCCCATGCACCCACCTCCGGGTCGCCTGGCCGTCTGA
- the znf740a gene encoding gastrula zinc finger protein XlCGF57.1 isoform X13, with product MSHLPSSSVRDHMKWAGLLGCEAVLSSMALMQASTMAAPPKKMMAPLGHAPPQRDGSDRGPQSHMILPSGMSCPPLLIRKEGEFQAPRLLDEKDMRTNEDLQQKKKNRKSVPPCKGAGGDENGPSSKVQKNFICDHCYGAFRSGYHLKRHILIHTGVKPYACSMCDMRFFQRYHLARHSLTHTGVKPYACSICDMRFFQRYHLARHSLTHTGVKPYACSMCDMRFFQRYHLARHTLTHTGVKPYACSMCDMRFFQRYHLARHSLTHTGVKPYACTMCDMRFIQRYQLERHSLTHTGVKPYACTMCDKRFFQRYHLARHSLTHMGVKPYACTMCDMKFCQRYHLARHSLTHTGVKPYACTICDKRFFQRYHLARHSLTHMGVKPFACTMCDMRFVQRYHLARHSLTHTGVKPYACTMCDKRFFQRYHLARHSLTHLGVKPFACTMCDMRFVQRYHLARHSLTHTGVKPYACSMCDMRFIQRNHLERHSLTHTGEKPFACDMCDMRFIQRYHLERHKRVHSGEKPYQCERCQQNFSRTDRLLRHRRLCQGRGVAKVETQPCCEPRQYAQEAPPAPPTWSPMHPPPGRLAV from the exons ATGTCACATCTGCCCAGCAGCTCAGTCCGCGACCATATGAAATGG GCCGGTCTGCTCGGCTGTGAAGCTGTGCTCTCCAGTATGGCCCTGATGCAGGCCAGCACCATGGCAGCTCCACCCAAAAAGATGATGGCTCCACTCGGACACGCACCGCCACAGAGGGACGGATCTGACCGTGGTCCCCAGAGTCACATGATCCTCCCGTCTGGCATGAGCTGTCCACCCCTG TTGATCCGGAAGGAAGGTGAATTCCAAGCTCCGCGCCTACTTGATGAGAAGGACATGAGGACCAATGAGGACctgcagcagaaaaaaaagaacaggaaATCAGTCCCGCCCTGTAAA GGTGCAGGTGGAGATGAAAACGGTCCGTCTTCCAAAGTGCAGAAAAACTTTATTTGCGACCACTGTTACGGAGCATTTCGGAGCGGGTACCACCTGAAGAGACACATCCTCATTCACACAG GGGTGAAGCCGTACGCTTGCTCCATGTGTGACATGAGGTTCTTCCAACGTTACCATCTGGCGAGACACAGCCTCACTCATACTG GGGTGAAGCCATACGCTTGCTCCATTTGTGACATGAGATTTTTCCAACGCTACCACTTGGCAAGACACAGTCTCACTCACACCG GGGTGAAGCCATATGCTTGCTCCATGTGTGACATGAGATTTTTCCAGAGATACCACCTGGCGagacacacgctcacacataCGG GGGTGAAGCCGTACGCTTGCTCCATGTGTGACATGAGGTTCTTCCAACGTTACCATTTGGCAAGACACAGCCTCACTCATACCG GAGTGAAGCCATATGCTTGCACCATGTGTGACATGAGGTTTATACAACGTTACCAACTGGAAAGACACAGTCTCACTCACACAG GGGTGAAGCCGTACGCTTGCACCATGTGTGACAAGAGGTTTTTTCAGCGCTACCACCTGGCGAGACACAGCCTCACTCACATGG GTGTGAAACCTTATGCTTGCACCATGTGTGACATGAAGTTTTGTCAGCGTTACCACCTGGCAAGACACAGCCTCACTCATACGG GTGTGAAACCTTATGCTTGCACCATATGCGACAAGAGGTTTTTTCAGCGCTACCACCTGGCAAGACACAGCCTCACTCATATGG GTGTGAAACCTTTTGCTTGCACCATGTGTGACATGAGGTTTGTTCAGCGCTACCACCTGGCCAGACACAGCCTCACTCATACCG GTGTGAAACCTTATGCTTGCACCATGTGTGACAAGAGGTTTTTTCAGCGTTATCACCTGGCAAGACACAGCCTCACTCATTTGG GTGTGAAACCTTTTGCTTGCACCATGTGCGACATGAGGTTTGTTCAGCGCTACCACCTGGCGAGACACAGCCTCACTCATACGG GGGTGAAGCCGTATGCTTGTTCCATGTGTGACATGAGGTTTATTCAGCGTAACCACCTGGAGAGACACAGCCTCACTCACACGG GGGAGAAGCCGTTTGCGTGCGACATGTGCGATATGAGGTTTATCCAGCGCTACCACCTGGAGAGACACAAGCGCGTGCACAGCGGCGAGAAGCCTTACCAGTGCGAGCGCTGCCAGCAG AACTTTTCCCGGACAGACCGCCTGCTGCGGCATCGCCGGCTGTGCCAGGGCCGCGGTGTAGCTAAAGTGGAGACCCAACCGTGTTGTGAACCGCGCCAATATGCCCAAGAAGCACCACCCGCCCCTCCGACCTGGAGCCCCATGCACCCACCTCCGGGTCGCCTGGCCGTCTGA
- the znf740a gene encoding gastrula zinc finger protein XlCGF57.1 isoform X37, with protein MSHLPSSSVRDHMKWAGLLGCEAVLSSMALMQASTMAAPPKKMMAPLGHAPPQRDGSDRGPQSHMILPSGMSCPPLLIRKEGEFQAPRLLDEKDMRTNEDLQQKKKNRKSVPPCKVREQEGRGGKGAGGDENGPSSKVQKNFICDHCYGAFRSGYHLKRHILIHTGEKPYACAVCDMRFIQRYHLERHSLIHTGVKPYACSMCDMRFFQRYHLARHSLTHTGVKPYACSICDMRFFQRYHLARHSLTHTGVKPYACSMCDMRFFQRYHLARHTLTHTGVKPYACSMCDMRFFQRYHLARHSLTHTGVKPYACTMCDMRFIQRYQLERHSLTHTGVKPYACTMCDKRFFQRYHLARHSLTHMGVKPYACTMCDMKFCQRYHLARHSLTHTGVKPYACTICDKRFFQRYHLARHSLTHMGEKPFACDMCDMRFIQRYHLERHKRVHSGEKPYQCERCQQNFSRTDRLLRHRRLCQGRGVAKVETQPCCEPRQYAQEAPPAPPTWSPMHPPPGRLAV; from the exons ATGTCACATCTGCCCAGCAGCTCAGTCCGCGACCATATGAAATGG GCCGGTCTGCTCGGCTGTGAAGCTGTGCTCTCCAGTATGGCCCTGATGCAGGCCAGCACCATGGCAGCTCCACCCAAAAAGATGATGGCTCCACTCGGACACGCACCGCCACAGAGGGACGGATCTGACCGTGGTCCCCAGAGTCACATGATCCTCCCGTCTGGCATGAGCTGTCCACCCCTG TTGATCCGGAAGGAAGGTGAATTCCAAGCTCCGCGCCTACTTGATGAGAAGGACATGAGGACCAATGAGGACctgcagcagaaaaaaaagaacaggaaATCAGTCCCGCCCTGTAAAGTGAGAGAACAAGAGGGAAGGGGAGGGAAG GGTGCAGGTGGAGATGAAAACGGTCCGTCTTCCAAAGTGCAGAAAAACTTTATTTGCGACCACTGTTACGGAGCATTTCGGAGCGGGTACCACCTGAAGAGACACATCCTCATTCACACAG GGGAGAAGCCGTATGCTTGTGCCGTATGTGACATGAGGTTTATTCAGCGTTACCACCTGGAGAGACACAGCCTCATTCACACGG GGGTGAAGCCGTACGCTTGCTCCATGTGTGACATGAGGTTCTTCCAACGTTACCATCTGGCGAGACACAGCCTCACTCATACTG GGGTGAAGCCATACGCTTGCTCCATTTGTGACATGAGATTTTTCCAACGCTACCACTTGGCAAGACACAGTCTCACTCACACCG GGGTGAAGCCATATGCTTGCTCCATGTGTGACATGAGATTTTTCCAGAGATACCACCTGGCGagacacacgctcacacataCGG GGGTGAAGCCGTACGCTTGCTCCATGTGTGACATGAGGTTCTTCCAACGTTACCATTTGGCAAGACACAGCCTCACTCATACCG GAGTGAAGCCATATGCTTGCACCATGTGTGACATGAGGTTTATACAACGTTACCAACTGGAAAGACACAGTCTCACTCACACAG GGGTGAAGCCGTACGCTTGCACCATGTGTGACAAGAGGTTTTTTCAGCGCTACCACCTGGCGAGACACAGCCTCACTCACATGG GTGTGAAACCTTATGCTTGCACCATGTGTGACATGAAGTTTTGTCAGCGTTACCACCTGGCAAGACACAGCCTCACTCATACGG GTGTGAAACCTTATGCTTGCACCATATGCGACAAGAGGTTTTTTCAGCGCTACCACCTGGCAAGACACAGCCTCACTCATATGG GGGAGAAGCCGTTTGCGTGCGACATGTGCGATATGAGGTTTATCCAGCGCTACCACCTGGAGAGACACAAGCGCGTGCACAGCGGCGAGAAGCCTTACCAGTGCGAGCGCTGCCAGCAG AACTTTTCCCGGACAGACCGCCTGCTGCGGCATCGCCGGCTGTGCCAGGGCCGCGGTGTAGCTAAAGTGGAGACCCAACCGTGTTGTGAACCGCGCCAATATGCCCAAGAAGCACCACCCGCCCCTCCGACCTGGAGCCCCATGCACCCACCTCCGGGTCGCCTGGCCGTCTGA